One region of Peptococcaceae bacterium 1198_IL3148 genomic DNA includes:
- a CDS encoding N-acetylmuramoyl-L-alanine amidase, with translation MLIVLDPGHGGKDPGAIGNGLLEKRLTWELALLVKEKLANVKADVRVVQPSATNPNSTGRNEINIPVREANNMKADFFLSIHINAGGGTGFESFVYSAGSKADQIRDKLHYQIMQYCKKHNLPDRGKKYSTHFGVLRMTNMPAVLIECGFIDNQYDAKLLADPRFLDGLANEIAYGLIVALELEAK, from the coding sequence ATGCTCATAGTTTTAGATCCAGGGCACGGTGGTAAAGATCCGGGTGCGATAGGCAATGGTTTGCTCGAAAAAAGGTTGACCTGGGAACTGGCACTACTGGTAAAGGAAAAGCTGGCAAATGTTAAAGCGGATGTTAGAGTTGTGCAGCCAAGTGCAACTAACCCTAACAGTACCGGCCGTAATGAAATCAATATCCCGGTACGGGAAGCAAATAACATGAAGGCTGACTTTTTCTTGTCAATCCACATCAATGCCGGTGGCGGTACCGGATTCGAAAGCTTTGTCTACAGCGCTGGTAGTAAGGCAGACCAAATTCGTGATAAGTTACACTATCAGATTATGCAGTATTGTAAAAAGCATAATCTGCCTGATCGCGGCAAAAAGTACAGCACTCATTTTGGTGTGCTACGCATGACTAACATGCCGGCTGTATTGATCGAGTGTGGCTTTATCGACAACCAGTATGATGCCAAACTGTTGGCCGACCCTAGGTTTTTGGATGGTTTAGCGAATGAAATCGCTTACGGGTTGATAGTGGCTTTAGAATTGGAGGCTAAATAA